A region of Ferruginibacter albus DNA encodes the following proteins:
- the yihA gene encoding ribosome biogenesis GTP-binding protein YihA/YsxC encodes MVIKSAKYLISSPDVKDCPKPDKPEYAFIGRSNVGKSSLINMLCNNEKLAKTSSAPGKTQMINHFIVNNEWFLVDLPGYGFAKVSQRSRRRWEQMIENYLRKRENLVLVFVLIDARHSPQKIDIEFINQLDKWQVPFALVFTKADKETQAIVAKNVKTFLETLKKTWQFLPQHFVTSAAKKMGRDHILNLIEEKNTQE; translated from the coding sequence ATGGTTATTAAATCAGCTAAATATCTTATTAGTAGTCCTGATGTAAAAGATTGCCCCAAACCCGATAAACCCGAATATGCATTTATCGGCAGAAGTAATGTTGGCAAATCGTCGCTGATAAATATGTTGTGCAATAATGAAAAGTTGGCTAAAACCTCTTCTGCACCGGGCAAAACACAAATGATCAATCATTTTATTGTAAACAATGAATGGTTTTTGGTTGATCTGCCGGGATATGGTTTTGCCAAAGTAAGCCAACGCAGCCGCAGAAGATGGGAGCAGATGATCGAAAATTATTTACGCAAGCGTGAAAATTTAGTATTGGTTTTTGTATTGATCGATGCCAGGCATTCTCCTCAAAAAATAGACATCGAATTTATCAATCAATTAGATAAATGGCAGGTGCCATTTGCATTGGTATTTACCAAAGCTGACAAAGAAACACAAGCCATAGTAGCAAAAAATGTAAAGACGTTTTTAGAAACGCTTAAAAAAACATGGCAATTCTTACCGCAACACTTTGTTACCAGCGCTGCAAAAAAAATGGGAAGAGATCATATTCTTAATTTGATCGAAGAAAAGAATACCCAAGAGTAA
- the ubiE gene encoding bifunctional demethylmenaquinone methyltransferase/2-methoxy-6-polyprenyl-1,4-benzoquinol methylase UbiE, which yields MTEFAHDTVVPYKESELSKKQQVANMFDDIAFRYDFLNRFLSAGIDVRWRKKALKQLIAAKPKLLLDVATGTADMAIMASNMLDPEKITGIDISEGMLEIGRQKIAKLNLQNAIELLKGDSETISFPDNTFDAVTVAFGVRNFENLEKGLSEIKRVLKPTGKLIVLEFSKPTTPVISQLYNVYMEWMAPYICKLFSSNRKAYSYLNKSIQKFPEGKNFITILNNLGYINTKCKPLSLGICSIYCAEK from the coding sequence ATGACAGAGTTTGCTCACGATACAGTAGTTCCTTATAAAGAATCAGAGCTCAGCAAAAAGCAACAGGTGGCCAATATGTTCGATGATATTGCGTTCCGGTATGATTTTTTAAACCGCTTCTTAAGTGCAGGTATTGATGTGCGTTGGCGCAAAAAAGCATTAAAGCAATTGATAGCTGCAAAGCCTAAATTATTGTTAGATGTTGCCACCGGTACAGCAGATATGGCGATCATGGCATCCAATATGCTTGATCCTGAAAAGATCACCGGGATCGATATAAGCGAAGGGATGCTGGAAATTGGCCGACAGAAGATCGCAAAGCTTAACCTGCAAAACGCTATAGAGCTGTTAAAGGGAGATAGTGAAACAATAAGCTTTCCTGATAATACGTTTGATGCTGTAACTGTGGCATTTGGTGTTCGTAATTTCGAGAACCTGGAAAAAGGGTTATCGGAGATCAAACGGGTGTTAAAACCTACCGGTAAACTAATAGTATTAGAGTTTAGTAAGCCAACCACGCCTGTTATAAGCCAGTTATACAATGTGTACATGGAATGGATGGCGCCTTATATCTGCAAGCTTTTTTCGAGTAATCGTAAAGCCTACAGTTATCTGAATAAATCGATCCAAAAATTTCCCGAAGGGAAAAACTTTATAACCATTTTAAACAACCTGGGTTACATTAACACAAAATGTAAACCCCTGAGCTTAGGAATATGCAGCATCTATTGCGCAGAAAAATAA
- the porT gene encoding type IX secretion/gliding motility protein PorT/SprT, whose amino-acid sequence MRRKIIYIALLLACPVMGFSQLFQELNQQEFDQKILHFGINVGFNQSHFNFTHHDQFLTQDSVMDIESINSTGINLAWLVNYKISDHFDFRTYPLDLTFSERAFQYALKYPDAINDETPITTKKVQSIALSLPVTIKFTSDRIGNLKVYTIAGARLDYDLAASASSDRNVDAIIKLNKFGYGLEGGIGFHLYFPYFVLSPELKFDWGLANLHNRNANNKYSNNIDKIYARMVSFSLTIE is encoded by the coding sequence TTGCGCAGAAAAATAATTTATATCGCTTTATTATTGGCATGTCCTGTAATGGGGTTCTCTCAATTGTTTCAAGAATTGAACCAGCAGGAGTTTGACCAAAAGATACTGCATTTCGGTATCAATGTCGGCTTTAATCAATCACATTTCAATTTTACACACCACGATCAGTTTTTGACACAGGATAGTGTAATGGACATTGAAAGCATCAACAGCACCGGTATTAACCTGGCCTGGTTGGTAAATTATAAAATAAGCGACCATTTTGATTTTCGCACGTATCCATTGGACCTTACTTTTTCTGAAAGAGCTTTTCAATATGCATTAAAATACCCGGATGCTATTAATGATGAAACTCCCATTACCACCAAAAAAGTACAATCTATTGCACTAAGCTTGCCGGTTACCATTAAATTCACCAGTGATAGAATTGGTAATTTAAAGGTATACACTATTGCCGGAGCTCGGTTGGATTATGATCTTGCAGCAAGCGCTTCCAGCGACAGAAATGTAGATGCCATCATCAAACTCAATAAGTTCGGTTATGGGTTGGAAGGTGGTATCGGCTTCCATTTATACTTCCCTTATTTTGTACTATCACCGGAATTGAAATTTGATTGGGGGCTTGCTAATCTACATAATCGTAATGCCAATAATAAGTACTCCAACAATATCGATAAGATATATGCCCGAATGGTTTCTTTCTCTTTAACGATCGAGTAA